The Bos indicus x Bos taurus breed Angus x Brahman F1 hybrid chromosome 25, Bos_hybrid_MaternalHap_v2.0, whole genome shotgun sequence genome has a window encoding:
- the SNN gene encoding stannin: MSIMDHSPTTGVVTVIVILIAIAALGALILGCWCYLRLQRISQSEDEESIVGDGETKEPFLLVQYSAKGPCVERKAKLTPNGPEVHS; this comes from the coding sequence ATGTCTATCATGGACCACAGCCCCACCACGGGAGTGGTCACGGTCATCGTCATCCTCATCGCCATCGCCGCCCTGGGGGCCTTGATCTTGGGCTGCTGGTGCTACCTGCGACTCCAGCGCATCAGCCAGTCGGAGGATGAGGAGAGCATCGTAGGGGATGGTGAGACCAAGGAGCCCTTCCTGCTGGTGCAGTACTCGGCCAAGGGACCGTGTGTGGAGAGGAAGGCCAAGCTGACCCCCAACGGCCCTGAAGTCCACAGCTGA